Proteins co-encoded in one Pelobates fuscus isolate aPelFus1 chromosome 5, aPelFus1.pri, whole genome shotgun sequence genomic window:
- the LOC134612095 gene encoding olfactory receptor 2D3-like, translated as MDFHLRTPMYFLLSNLSFMDVCYTSITVPQVMVILFLNPPVISLRACISQLYFFLTLAASESSLLAMMAYDRYVAICSPLRYAAIMNKEACLQMTAGTWLIGCIYGAIHTINTFRLPFCGPKILNHFFCDIPPLLKLSCINTYSNEVTIFAVGGFLMLGCFLLICGSYMNILLSVLKIPKGVGRGKAFSTCISHLIVVLLFYGSGSFMYLRPKSNLLADKEWILSIFYTSITPLLNPLIYSLRNKDIQKAIVKQINYKIMHRFR; from the coding sequence ATGGATTTCCACCTTCGGACGCCCATGTATTTTCTACTCAGTAATCTTTCTTTCATGGATGTATGTTACACATCTATCACTGTTCCCCAAGTTATGGTTATCCTCTTTTTGAACCCCCCAGTGATTTCTTTACGAGCATGCATAAGTCAACTATATTTCTTCCTTACCTTGGCAGCTTCTGAGTCATCTTTATTGGCTATGATGGCCTATGACAGGTATGTGGCCATTTGTAGTCCTTTGCGATATGCAGCGATTATGAATAAAGAAGCATGTCTCCAAATGACAGCAGGTACTTGGTTAATAGGATGTATTTATGGAGCCATTCACACCATTAATACTTTCAGATTACCATTCTGTGGGCCCAAAATACTAAACCACTTCTTCTGTGACATTCCTCCCTTGTTAAAGCTTTCTTGCATTAATACATACTCCAATGAGGTGACTATTTTTGCTGTTGGTGGCTTCCTTATGCTTGGATGTTTTCTCCTAATCTGTGGGTCTTACATGAATATCCTCTTATCAGTCTTGAAGATCCCAAAAGGAGTGGGAAGAGGAAAAGCATTCTCCACCTGTATATCTCATCTCATTGTTGTCCTGCTCTTTTATGGTAGTGGTAGCTTTATGTACCTGCGTCCAAAGTCTAATCTTCTGGCTGATAAGGAATGGATTCTCTCAATATTCTATACCAGCATTACACCTCTACTGAACCCACTTATTTACAGCTTAAGGAATAAGGATATTCAAAAAGCTATAGTGAAACAGATAAACTACAAAATAATGCACAGATTTAGGTAG